One Oryza brachyantha chromosome 3, ObraRS2, whole genome shotgun sequence DNA segment encodes these proteins:
- the LOC102707380 gene encoding elongation factor 1-alpha, whose protein sequence is MGKEKTHINIVVIGHVDSGKSTTTGHLIYKLGGIDKRVIERFEKEAAEMNKRSFKYAWVLDKLKAERERGITIDIALWKFETTKYYCTVIDAPGHRDFIKNMITGTSQADCAVLIIDSTTGGFEAGISKDGQTREHALLAFTLGVKQMICCCNKMDATTPKYSKARYDEIVKEVSSYLKKVGYNPDKIPFVPISGFEGDNMIERSTNLDWYKGPTLLEALDQINEPKRPSDKPLRLPLQDVYKIGGIGTVPVGRVETGVLKPGMVVTFGPSGLTTEVKSVEMHHEALQEALPGDNVGFNVKNVAVKDLKRGYVASNSKDDPAKEAASFTSQVIIMNHPGQIGNGYAPVLDCHTSHIAVKFAELVTKIDRRSGKELEKEPKFLKNGDAGMVKMIPTKPMVVETFSEYPPLGRFAVRDMRQTVAVGVIKNVEKKDPTGAKVTKAAAKKK, encoded by the exons ATGGGTAAGGAGAAGACGCACATCAACATTGTGGTCATTGGCCACGTCGACTCCGGCAAGTCGACCACCACAGGACACCTGATCTACAAGCTTGGAGGCATCGACAAGCGTGTGATCGAGAGGTTCGAGAAGGAAGCCGCCGAGATGAACAAGAGGTCGTTCAAGTACGCGTGGGTGCTTGACAAGCTCAAGGCCGAGCGTGAGAGAGGTATCACCATCGATATTGCCCTGTGGAAGTTCGAGACCACCAAGTACTACTGCACTGTCATCGATGCCCCTGGACACCGTGACTTCATCAAGAACATGATCACGGGTACCTCCCAGGCTGACTGTGCCGTGCTCATCATCGACTCCACCACCGGTGGTTTTGAGGCTGGTATCTCCAAGGATGGCCAGACCCGTGAGCATGCCCTTCTTGCTTTCACTCTTGGAGTGAAGCAGATGATCTGCTGCTGCAACAAG ATGGATGCCACCACCCCTAAGTACTCCAAGGCCCGTTATGATGAAATCGTGAAGGAAGTCTCTTCCTACCTCAAGAAGGTTGGGTACAACCCTGACAAGATTCCTTTCGTTCCCATCTCTGGGTTCGAGGGTGACAACATGATTGAGAGGTCGACCAACCTTGACTGGTACAAGGGCCCCACTTTGCTTGAGGCCCTCGACCAGATCAATGAGCCCAAGAGGCCATCAGACAAGCCCCTGCGTCTTCCCCTTCAGGACGTGTACAAGATCGGTGGCATCGGTACCGTGCCCGTGGGCCGTGTTGAGACTGGTGTCCTGAAGCCTGGTATGGTGGTGACCTTTGGTCCCAGCGGCCTGACCACTGAGGTCAAGTCAGTTGAGATGCATCACGAGGCCCTTCAGGAGGCTCTTCCCGGTGACAATGTTGGGTTCAACGTCAAGAACGTTGCCGTGAAGGATCTGAAGCGTGGGTATGTGGCCTCCAACTCCAAGGATGACCCTGCCAAGGAGGCTGCCAGCTTCACCTCCCAGGTCATCATCATGAACCACCCTGGGCAGATTGGCAACGGCTATGCCCCAGTGCTGGACTGCCACACCTCCCACATTGCTGTCAAGTTTGCCGAGCTGGTGACCAAGATTGACAGACGATCTGGCAAGGAGCTCGAGAAGGAGCCCAAGTTCCTCAAGAACGGTGATGCTGGTATGGTTAAGATGATTCCCACCAAGCCCATGGTTGTGGAGACCTTCTCTGAGTACCCTCCTCTTGGTCGTTTTGCTGTGCGTGACATGAGGCAAACGGTGGCTGTCGGTGTCATCAAGAACGTCGAGAAGAAGGACCCCACCGGTGCCAAGGTGACCAAGGCTGCTGCCAAGAAGAAATGA